Part of the Syntrophorhabdaceae bacterium genome, CGAAAATGGGAAACAAAAAATGAACGCCGACCACATGAGATTACCCGTTGTACACCTCAAAGGTGTGGGGCCGAAAATCAGTCAAAGCATGCAAGAGCGGGGGATACGATGCGTGGAGGATTTATACTATTTTCTGCCCCAGCGGTACATGGACAGGAGGACGATCCATACCGTCTCGGACCTCAAAGAAGGCCAGAGAGGAAACATCATAGCGAAGGTAGTTCAGTATCGGTCGCTATTTTTTAGACACGCCAGGAAGAAGGGTTTTGAGGCACTCGTCGAAGACAAGACAGGCGCTATTTCCCTCAAATGGTTCCAGTGGTCCCCATCATATCTGAAAAGGATCTGCAAGAAAGGAAACATCCTGTTTCTGTCGGGCCCGATAACAAGGTTCGGCAACACGCTGCAAATGATTCATCCGGATACGGTTCTTATTGAGGACGAGACAGACGGGACTGATCTCAAAAAGGTTCTTCCCCTGTATCCGGTCCTTGAGGGAGTGAAACAGGGTACGTTAAGAAAGCTTATAGAGGAGGCTTTGGAGCTTTACGGAGAAGACGCGCGGTCTATCCTCCCTGAGAAGATAGAACAATATCAAGGACTTGAATCCCTGCGCGAAGCTTTCGGTCACATCCACATTCCCCAGGAAGACTGGTACGCGTCAGGCGAGAGACATACACACGTGGAGCGCCTGATCTTAGAAGAATACATGCTCTTCCAGTCTGCTTTGTGGATGAATAGAATTGAACGAAAGAAACGAAGAGGCGTGCATGTTGGGGCACAGGGACCTTTTTACAAGAGGTTTGTCGAGAGCCTGCCCTTTGTACTCACCGACGCCCAGAAGAGAGTTATCCGTGAGATCGAAGGCGATATGGCAAACGCAGAGCCCATGAATCGCCTGATTCAGGGAGACGTGGGTTCGGGTAAGACTATCTGTGCAGTTCTTGCCTCATGCAGGGCCATCGATAGCGGATACCAGGTCGCTTTTATGGCGCCCACCGAAATATTGGCGGAACAACATTACTTCTCCATTCATCGTCTCTTTGAGGCGCTCCATATACCCATAGCCTTTTTGCGGGGTAGTATGGGCAAAGACCGCAATGCAATACTCGAGAGAATAGGCAGTGGGGGCGTTTCCGTTATCGTCGGGACCCATGCAATCATACAGAAGGATGTCTCCTTTCATAATCTTGGCCTCGTTGTTATAGACGAGCAGCATCGGTTTGGAGTAGTGCAGAGGAAGTGGCTCATCCAAAAAGGTTTCGCGCCCCATGCGCTCATGATGACGGCGACTCCCATACCGAGAACGCTCTCAATGGTAGTTTACGGCGATCTCGATGTTTCAGTCATCGATGAGGCGCCCAAAGGCAGACGTGGTATAGAGACAAAGGTGTTTTTGGAAGATCAAAAGGCCAAGGTCTATGCCCTGATTGAAGACGAAATACAACAAGGACACCAGGTCTATATCGTCTACCCCCTGGTCGAGGAATCAGACAAAACGGACCTCCTCAATGCTACAAAGATGGCCAAGCATTTTCAGGACATCGTATTTGCGCGATACAGGGTGGGCCTGCTTTACGGAAACATGAAGACCGAGGAGAAAGAGAAGACCATGGCCCGATTTAAGGACAGGATGATCGATATCCTTGTGTGCACCACGGTCATAGAGGTAGGCATAGATGTGCCCAACGCGACGATGATTGTTATCGAGCATGCAGAGAGGTTCGGGCTTTCGCAGCTTCACCAGCTTCGGGGCCGTGTGGGCAGGGGCGCCCATGCATCGAAATGTATTCTCGTAACTGCTTCGCGCAGGACTGAGCTTGCCACCAAGAGGCTTACCATAATGGAAAAGACAACGGACGGCTTCAAGATAGCAGAAGAGGATATGCTGATCCGTGGAGTAGGAGACATGCTAGGGACCAGACAGTCGGGCATACCTCGATTCAGAGTCGGGGACATTGTTCGGGACATGGATCTCATGCTTAAGGCCAAAAACATATGTACAGACTGGCTGCCGCAGGTCAAGAAAGACGAGCTCAAAAGGATTGAAGGAGCCGTGCGGGAGAGATGGGGGGAGGAGTACTCTTCCGTCACGTAGACGGGAGGCGCAGAAGAAACCGCATCTCGCGGTTTATGCCAAGGAGGGAGTGGCAGATGAGAAAAGCCAAAATCGTGTGTACCATAGGCCCTGCAACGTCGAGCGCAAAGGCCATAGAATCGCTTATCGTGAGAGGCATGGATGTGGCTCGTCTTAATTTCTCTCACGGAGATCATGATTTTCATGCGGATATAGTGAAGAAGATTAGAAATGCATGCGGCAGAGTCAAGAAGGATGTTGCTATTCTTCAGGACCTGCAGGGAATAAAGATCAGAGTGGGAGATCTTAAAAGCGGGAAAGTGCATCTTACGAAGGGTAGGATGCTTCATATACGATCAGGCAGCGGCATGGGAGATGAAGGACACGTTTATATCGACTATCCCTGGCTCGTCAACGACGCAAAAAAGGGCGATGTACTCCTGCTCGACGACGGGTTAATAAGGCTTCAGATTACGGAACGCAAAAACGATACTCTGACGGCCATTGTTCTCGAAGGAGGCGTACTGAATCAAAGAAAGGGCGTCAATCTTCCCCATATCAAGGTGCGCGCGCCTTTCTTCACTGACAAAGATCGATCCGATCTCGAATTCGGGCTTGGTATGGAGATTGATTACGTTGCCCTCTCTTTCGTGAGGACGGCGCATGATATTATGATCGTGAAGAAGTGGCTCTTGAAGAGAAAAGCCTCCGTACCGATCATTGCAAAGATTGAAAGAGAGGAGGGTATCAGAAATATCGACCATATCCTCGAGGTTTCAGATGGAATCATGGTAGCGAGGGGCGACCTCGGGATAGAGATGCCCTTTGAAGAGACGCCTATGCTTCAAAAAATGCTTATTGAGAAGGCAAACCAAAAGCAACGTCTCGTCATAACGGCGA contains:
- the recG gene encoding ATP-dependent DNA helicase RecG — encoded protein: MNADHMRLPVVHLKGVGPKISQSMQERGIRCVEDLYYFLPQRYMDRRTIHTVSDLKEGQRGNIIAKVVQYRSLFFRHARKKGFEALVEDKTGAISLKWFQWSPSYLKRICKKGNILFLSGPITRFGNTLQMIHPDTVLIEDETDGTDLKKVLPLYPVLEGVKQGTLRKLIEEALELYGEDARSILPEKIEQYQGLESLREAFGHIHIPQEDWYASGERHTHVERLILEEYMLFQSALWMNRIERKKRRGVHVGAQGPFYKRFVESLPFVLTDAQKRVIREIEGDMANAEPMNRLIQGDVGSGKTICAVLASCRAIDSGYQVAFMAPTEILAEQHYFSIHRLFEALHIPIAFLRGSMGKDRNAILERIGSGGVSVIVGTHAIIQKDVSFHNLGLVVIDEQHRFGVVQRKWLIQKGFAPHALMMTATPIPRTLSMVVYGDLDVSVIDEAPKGRRGIETKVFLEDQKAKVYALIEDEIQQGHQVYIVYPLVEESDKTDLLNATKMAKHFQDIVFARYRVGLLYGNMKTEEKEKTMARFKDRMIDILVCTTVIEVGIDVPNATMIVIEHAERFGLSQLHQLRGRVGRGAHASKCILVTASRRTELATKRLTIMEKTTDGFKIAEEDMLIRGVGDMLGTRQSGIPRFRVGDIVRDMDLMLKAKNICTDWLPQVKKDELKRIEGAVRERWGEEYSSVT
- the pyk gene encoding pyruvate kinase; its protein translation is MRKAKIVCTIGPATSSAKAIESLIVRGMDVARLNFSHGDHDFHADIVKKIRNACGRVKKDVAILQDLQGIKIRVGDLKSGKVHLTKGRMLHIRSGSGMGDEGHVYIDYPWLVNDAKKGDVLLLDDGLIRLQITERKNDTLTAIVLEGGVLNQRKGVNLPHIKVRAPFFTDKDRSDLEFGLGMEIDYVALSFVRTAHDIMIVKKWLLKRKASVPIIAKIEREEGIRNIDHILEVSDGIMVARGDLGIEMPFEETPMLQKMLIEKANQKQRLVITATQMLESMTTHSRPTRAETTDVANAVLDATDALMLSEETATGSYPAEAASAMDSIIAFTENSTLKAPQQNGNRPVGPEYGEFSDAIARAASIAAKDVGAQWIVVFTRSGFTARLISKFRPKTPIIAFSPEQKVVRQMSMYWGVTAYCLKHFTDTDSLIRGVDGMLVKLGHAKAGARILIVASHPPSISGKTNFMKLHIVT